The Pseudoalteromonas sp. UG3-2 genome contains a region encoding:
- a CDS encoding TonB-dependent receptor, with translation MQFSRASILSAASVAVKLALLGSSAVSYANDDQIERISVYGKHNEIILQSGTATKSNMDLMQTPAAVVVVDKELLASQSAATLQSALRNISGLSQAGNNYGVGDTLILRGLGVNYTYDGMYGGADLGNSFNPTRSLTNIASIEVLKGPATGLYGIGAAGGVVNLVEKKPQFERAVELSGKIGAWNTYGVSVDVTDALNDKLAYRLVANHERSDGYRDLASERDEIYASLHFDVNNDHTLLLSSAYIDDAQQIDSVGDPVRILNWDSIASEPGAVTADLLPNDPQFDEESQRFLGVQLTAEQRAQLAASITASDGLKPFDLGDGSLISPLSRPNEGQEARIKLRHDWYIDRNSKLTQQLLWRSYDSDFVRQTGAYNYVYWERRGVINADPRAPLVVDDTLYPFAARRQEYRRQVASESSWQYFADLQLTWDLDTVHGEHLVSVNYENRDMRLKSWSAYDGDGNGEIPYILDIREPNWPTAEFMDYDPSLRSNYDKNLTAYGISAQEVVYLSDALTARVGAAYSTVEQTYQHLGSDRAPEEGKALDTDDAGFTYNLGLNYQLVPNLAAFVNVAKGRTAYGILGSLVDESDSNRKNRPDSESETLDIGVRFTAFDEDLLGSIVWFETKRTNLMYANPEYSDKPGPEYNVSVPRFFFDDEDESKGVELDLNMALSERFSVNINATYQDAIEIRSNTRSGQKKGVPQKFASTWVRYMQPVDALAGTIEYSVGLNYESERSINSKAFGLPTATIDGYARWDAAVKFATEQYNIQLNIENLGDERYYSKAMFLGGLPGNERNAKLSFNYQF, from the coding sequence ATGCAATTCTCTCGCGCTTCTATCCTATCTGCTGCCAGTGTTGCAGTAAAATTGGCCCTGCTCGGCAGTAGCGCTGTCAGTTACGCTAATGATGATCAAATTGAACGCATTAGCGTTTACGGAAAACACAATGAAATTATCCTACAGTCGGGAACGGCCACCAAGTCAAATATGGACTTGATGCAAACCCCTGCCGCGGTGGTAGTAGTGGATAAGGAGCTATTGGCTTCTCAAAGTGCGGCCACATTGCAATCTGCTTTACGGAATATTAGTGGCTTATCGCAAGCAGGGAATAACTATGGCGTAGGCGATACCCTGATCTTACGTGGTTTAGGGGTGAACTACACTTACGATGGTATGTATGGTGGTGCGGACTTAGGCAACAGCTTTAATCCAACTCGTTCACTAACCAACATTGCGAGCATCGAAGTACTTAAAGGCCCAGCCACCGGCTTATATGGTATCGGGGCTGCAGGTGGTGTGGTGAACCTAGTTGAGAAAAAGCCACAGTTTGAACGTGCGGTAGAGCTCAGTGGTAAAATCGGTGCATGGAATACTTATGGTGTCAGTGTAGATGTTACTGATGCTCTAAACGATAAACTCGCATATCGACTGGTTGCCAATCATGAGCGCAGTGATGGTTACCGTGATTTAGCGTCAGAGCGTGATGAAATTTACGCCAGTTTGCATTTTGATGTTAATAACGACCACACGCTATTGCTTTCTTCAGCCTACATTGATGATGCTCAGCAAATAGACTCAGTGGGGGATCCGGTACGGATCTTAAACTGGGACAGTATTGCCAGTGAGCCAGGGGCTGTGACGGCTGACTTATTACCCAATGACCCCCAATTCGATGAGGAAAGTCAGCGCTTTCTTGGTGTGCAACTAACGGCTGAGCAACGGGCGCAATTAGCAGCATCCATTACTGCCAGTGATGGTCTAAAGCCGTTCGATTTAGGCGATGGCAGCCTTATCTCTCCACTTTCTCGCCCTAATGAAGGGCAAGAAGCGCGGATTAAACTGCGTCATGATTGGTATATTGATAGGAACTCGAAGCTAACTCAGCAGCTATTATGGCGCAGCTATGACTCAGACTTTGTGCGTCAAACCGGTGCTTACAATTATGTCTACTGGGAGCGCCGTGGTGTGATCAATGCCGACCCAAGAGCGCCTTTAGTTGTCGACGATACCTTGTATCCATTCGCTGCACGTCGTCAGGAGTATCGTCGCCAGGTGGCCAGTGAGTCAAGCTGGCAGTACTTTGCCGATCTACAACTTACTTGGGATCTAGATACTGTTCATGGTGAGCACTTAGTTAGTGTTAATTACGAAAACCGCGATATGCGCTTAAAGAGTTGGTCGGCCTACGACGGTGACGGCAATGGTGAAATCCCGTATATCCTTGATATTCGTGAACCGAATTGGCCAACGGCTGAGTTTATGGATTATGACCCATCTTTACGAAGCAACTACGATAAAAACTTAACCGCCTATGGTATCAGTGCGCAAGAGGTGGTTTATCTTAGCGACGCATTGACCGCTCGAGTCGGTGCTGCTTACTCAACGGTGGAACAAACGTATCAGCACTTAGGTTCTGACCGTGCACCTGAAGAGGGTAAAGCTCTGGACACTGATGATGCCGGCTTTACTTACAATCTCGGTTTAAACTACCAGTTGGTACCTAACCTAGCGGCATTTGTGAACGTTGCAAAAGGGCGTACCGCCTATGGTATTTTAGGAAGTTTGGTTGATGAGTCAGACAGCAACCGCAAAAACCGCCCAGACTCAGAGTCTGAAACACTAGACATTGGTGTGCGTTTTACGGCGTTTGATGAAGACTTGCTAGGTTCAATTGTTTGGTTTGAAACCAAGCGCACCAACTTAATGTATGCCAACCCTGAATACAGTGATAAACCAGGACCTGAGTATAACGTCAGTGTGCCACGCTTCTTTTTTGATGACGAAGACGAATCAAAAGGGGTGGAACTTGACTTAAACATGGCATTAAGCGAGCGCTTTAGTGTAAATATCAACGCCACTTATCAAGATGCCATTGAAATTCGGAGCAACACTCGCTCGGGTCAAAAGAAAGGCGTGCCGCAAAAGTTTGCCAGCACTTGGGTGCGTTACATGCAACCCGTAGACGCGCTTGCAGGCACCATTGAATACAGTGTTGGCTTAAATTACGAAAGTGAGCGCTCCATCAACTCAAAAGCATTTGGTTTACCAACGGCCACCATCGATGGTTATGCGCGCTGGGATGCCGCGGTGAAGTTTGCCACCGAGCAGTATAATATTCAGCTGAATATTGAAAACCTAGGTGATGAACGTTATTACAGTAAAGCCATGTTCCTAGGTGGGCTGCCTGGTAATGAGCGCAACGCTAAGTTGAGTTTTAATTACCAATTCTAA
- a CDS encoding aminotransferase class V-fold PLP-dependent enzyme, translating into MTEQHALSQVYLDANATTPVLDKAAAAALVTMETQFGNPSSSHITGLQAKQLMERTREKAQQVLGSGQGKVIFTSGATEGIQTGILSALCAAKKRHSNTNKTTILYGATEHKAVPESLHHWNQVLEINAEIKAIPVDNKGNLDRDFIAKHVPSALMICTMAVNNETGVYQDLNALEQIIRKNNPSVFWLVDCVQALGKRQLNLSATTIDYAPFSGHKLYAPKGIGFVYIRDNAPFTPFIAGGGQENGLRSGTENLPGLAALEVIFDQLLDDTDSCFVDAETLTHYREQLATALRDAFPTIVFNNSFENSVPTTLNFAIPGFTSKEIMDLFDAANIRVSSGSACSSAVTRSFVLDAMGLPVWQSEAAIRMSFGPATTAKEIATACERIAYCAKALGHSCLLQNDHEISEKTVLDGLMQFKVGGACCWLFADSISKTAVVIDPLPELVERINTLLKCQQYTLVAALDTHGHADHQSSACKLNSKQQACDHLGRPVTTDTIKHQGHTLPTIQIGDYTLAKVATPGHTDDSVSFLLLDNQSEPATIKFAFCGDLILMAALGRTNFATSSSSDMYHSLQLLGELIATDTLLCPSHDYNNEFVTTIAAECQRNVILNEVMTGTITNAEFCDKKVLIDKQLNDHQGSEIICGATLCGQEQFVLKEYNAASLVKQAAQDDNLMLIDIREPHEYALNHAQEFDQNVPLTRLVDFIAKQNHDKDQTMVLACRSGSRSKLAAQALARLGFHNIGHLKGGYALANLS; encoded by the coding sequence ATGACAGAACAACACGCTTTATCGCAAGTCTATTTAGATGCTAATGCGACCACTCCTGTTTTAGATAAAGCGGCTGCAGCCGCCTTAGTGACCATGGAAACACAATTTGGTAACCCCAGCAGCAGCCACATCACCGGCCTACAAGCAAAACAGCTGATGGAGCGCACTCGAGAAAAAGCGCAGCAAGTGTTGGGTTCTGGGCAAGGTAAGGTGATCTTCACCAGTGGCGCCACTGAAGGCATACAAACCGGCATTTTATCGGCGCTGTGTGCAGCTAAAAAACGTCATAGCAATACCAATAAAACAACCATTCTTTATGGAGCAACCGAGCACAAGGCGGTACCTGAGTCGCTACATCACTGGAATCAAGTATTAGAAATAAACGCTGAGATTAAGGCTATACCGGTAGATAATAAGGGCAACCTTGACAGAGATTTTATTGCCAAGCACGTACCTAGTGCACTGATGATCTGTACTATGGCAGTAAATAACGAGACCGGTGTTTATCAGGATTTAAACGCTTTAGAGCAGATTATTAGAAAAAACAACCCTAGTGTATTTTGGCTAGTTGACTGCGTTCAAGCATTAGGAAAGCGGCAACTTAACCTGTCCGCGACGACCATTGATTATGCCCCTTTTAGCGGCCATAAACTTTATGCGCCAAAAGGCATTGGTTTTGTCTACATTCGTGACAATGCCCCATTTACCCCTTTTATTGCAGGCGGGGGGCAAGAAAACGGTTTACGCTCTGGTACCGAAAACCTGCCAGGTCTTGCAGCATTGGAAGTGATTTTTGATCAGTTACTTGATGACACTGACAGTTGTTTTGTCGATGCCGAAACGCTTACCCACTATCGCGAACAATTAGCGACTGCCTTAAGGGATGCTTTTCCTACTATTGTTTTCAACAACTCCTTTGAAAACAGCGTTCCTACTACCCTAAACTTTGCCATTCCTGGGTTTACGTCAAAAGAAATCATGGACCTATTTGATGCTGCTAATATTCGTGTAAGCTCTGGCTCGGCGTGTAGTTCAGCCGTAACTCGAAGCTTTGTGTTAGATGCCATGGGATTGCCCGTATGGCAAAGTGAAGCCGCTATTCGCATGTCATTTGGACCGGCGACCACGGCCAAGGAAATCGCTACTGCCTGCGAGCGCATAGCCTATTGCGCCAAAGCATTAGGCCACAGTTGTTTACTGCAAAATGACCATGAAATAAGTGAAAAAACCGTATTAGATGGTTTAATGCAGTTTAAAGTAGGCGGCGCATGCTGTTGGCTATTTGCAGACAGCATCAGCAAAACGGCTGTGGTTATTGACCCTTTGCCTGAGCTCGTTGAGCGCATCAATACTCTATTAAAGTGTCAGCAATATACTCTTGTAGCTGCACTAGACACCCATGGTCATGCCGATCACCAATCCAGCGCCTGCAAACTAAACAGCAAACAACAAGCGTGCGATCATTTAGGCAGGCCTGTTACAACCGATACCATAAAACATCAAGGGCATACCTTGCCAACCATTCAGATTGGCGACTACACCTTGGCAAAAGTAGCCACACCAGGTCATACCGATGACAGCGTTAGTTTCTTATTGCTGGACAACCAATCAGAGCCAGCAACGATAAAGTTTGCTTTTTGCGGCGACTTAATCTTAATGGCTGCATTGGGCCGCACTAACTTCGCCACTAGCTCATCCTCAGACATGTACCATAGTTTACAGCTATTAGGTGAGCTGATTGCAACTGACACCCTGCTTTGCCCAAGCCATGATTATAACAATGAGTTTGTAACCACCATCGCAGCAGAATGCCAGCGCAATGTTATTTTAAATGAGGTTATGACAGGCACGATCACCAACGCTGAATTTTGCGATAAAAAAGTGCTTATAGATAAGCAATTAAATGACCATCAAGGCAGTGAAATAATATGTGGTGCCACACTTTGCGGCCAAGAGCAATTTGTTCTCAAAGAATACAATGCCGCCAGTTTAGTCAAACAAGCCGCTCAGGACGATAACTTAATGCTTATTGACATTCGCGAGCCCCATGAGTATGCCCTTAATCATGCGCAGGAGTTTGACCAAAATGTGCCACTAACCCGGTTGGTAGATTTTATTGCCAAACAAAACCATGACAAGGATCAGACCATGGTACTTGCCTGTCGCAGCGGAAGTCGTTCGAAGCTTGCTGCACAAGCGTTAGCAAGGTTGGGCTTTCACAATATCGGACATTTAAAAGGAGGTTATGCATTAGCAAACCTATCCTAA
- a CDS encoding DUF2256 domain-containing protein → MAHKKLHLPSKICPVCMRPFVWRKKWRNTWQEVKYCSKRCASNAKQTEK, encoded by the coding sequence ATGGCCCATAAAAAACTTCACCTACCTTCTAAAATATGTCCCGTCTGCATGCGACCCTTTGTGTGGCGGAAAAAATGGCGCAATACATGGCAAGAAGTAAAATACTGCTCAAAACGGTGTGCTAGCAATGCCAAACAAACGGAAAAATAA
- a CDS encoding TonB-dependent siderophore receptor, with protein sequence MRSFNYKNPALLASLALAFSASTHAQSDQANSAIDEDIEIIEVSPRGLISYVSATASKTAVPIVKTPVSVSVLTSQRISDLGAETLQDAIGYVAGVYNGPYGVDTRGDWSKVRGVDPLQYVDGLQKQFGNYNNTRTNPYALESVEILKGPSSVLYGQGSTGGIINAVSKRPKAETEGEIWAQIGNYDRRQLAFDYNSAFGAQQQYQARAVAMYRDSGTQTDFVDDNTLLLAPSLSWLISEDTEVTVLANLQKNESGSSTQFFPHEGTILPAEYGQIPSERFISEPGWDKYDTEQQAITAIVEHSIDLDTQVKFSGRYSDSSSEYRTIYSWPPKFEADKRTVNRIASLTDGSARSLTMDLQLHKYAELNSVKLTMVSGVDYQDADTDADRARGLAAPLDLYDPVYGQSDALLPTEVNDNPNNTLNNEQLGAYAQVTAEVDSWVINAALRYDDVSNQLQTANAVKNSQSATTGRVGVLYQFDNGIAPYASYSESFKAVFGQKAQGGAYKPLEGEQVELGMKYQPTGTEHLITASVFEIKDKNQVRKVTPEFEVQDGEVAIKGFELEAQLEWQSVDVYAAYSYLDTEQDLTPLTPTELFVNQDQVTLITDDAPLSATPKHLASIWATYRADEYVSGLKFGMGVRHVGKTFDGSRTVELNGQVLHQQLVTDNFTLVDMMVGYDLEEYEFSLQVDNIADKTVITSCLYRGDCFYGQRRTISANVKYKF encoded by the coding sequence ATGCGCTCATTTAACTATAAAAACCCTGCTTTATTAGCCAGCTTGGCGCTCGCATTTTCAGCTTCAACACATGCTCAAAGTGACCAAGCCAATTCGGCTATTGATGAAGACATCGAAATCATTGAGGTAAGCCCTCGAGGACTTATCTCTTACGTCAGTGCTACCGCATCAAAAACGGCAGTGCCGATTGTAAAAACACCTGTCTCAGTATCAGTATTAACATCGCAACGTATTTCGGATCTTGGTGCCGAGACACTGCAAGATGCAATTGGTTATGTAGCCGGTGTTTATAATGGCCCATATGGGGTCGACACTCGAGGTGACTGGTCGAAGGTTCGGGGGGTAGATCCACTGCAATACGTAGATGGATTGCAAAAACAATTTGGTAATTACAATAACACTCGCACCAATCCTTATGCTTTAGAAAGTGTTGAAATTTTAAAAGGTCCATCTTCTGTTCTTTATGGCCAAGGCTCTACTGGCGGTATTATTAATGCGGTCTCAAAGCGACCTAAAGCAGAAACGGAAGGCGAAATTTGGGCTCAAATTGGTAACTACGATCGCCGCCAACTGGCTTTTGACTATAACAGCGCATTTGGTGCTCAACAGCAATATCAAGCCCGTGCCGTAGCCATGTATAGAGACAGTGGCACTCAAACCGACTTCGTTGATGACAACACCTTGCTACTTGCACCAAGCTTAAGCTGGTTGATTAGTGAAGATACTGAGGTAACCGTACTGGCAAACCTACAAAAAAATGAGTCGGGCTCGTCTACGCAATTTTTCCCTCACGAAGGCACAATTCTACCAGCAGAATATGGTCAGATCCCAAGTGAGCGCTTTATCAGTGAGCCGGGTTGGGACAAATACGATACCGAGCAACAAGCAATTACTGCCATTGTTGAGCACAGCATCGATTTAGACACACAGGTAAAATTTTCAGGTCGTTACAGTGATAGCAGCTCTGAGTATCGTACCATTTACTCCTGGCCACCTAAATTTGAGGCTGACAAACGCACGGTTAACCGCATAGCCAGCCTTACCGATGGCAGCGCTCGCAGCCTAACGATGGACTTGCAATTACATAAATACGCTGAACTTAATTCAGTAAAATTGACCATGGTGTCAGGTGTTGATTATCAAGATGCTGATACAGATGCCGATCGTGCTCGCGGGTTAGCCGCACCATTGGACCTGTACGATCCGGTTTATGGCCAAAGCGATGCTCTGCTGCCAACCGAGGTCAATGATAACCCAAACAACACGCTGAATAACGAACAATTAGGCGCCTATGCCCAAGTCACGGCTGAAGTTGATAGTTGGGTTATCAATGCCGCCCTTCGCTACGATGATGTGTCTAATCAACTGCAAACGGCAAATGCTGTGAAAAACAGTCAGTCTGCTACCACAGGACGAGTGGGTGTCCTTTATCAATTTGATAATGGTATTGCCCCGTATGCCAGCTACTCAGAATCCTTTAAGGCTGTATTTGGCCAAAAAGCGCAAGGTGGAGCTTACAAACCACTTGAAGGTGAGCAAGTCGAACTGGGTATGAAGTACCAACCCACGGGCACAGAACACTTAATCACAGCATCGGTGTTTGAGATCAAAGACAAAAACCAAGTACGCAAAGTAACGCCTGAATTTGAAGTTCAAGATGGTGAAGTCGCCATTAAAGGCTTCGAATTAGAAGCACAACTTGAGTGGCAATCGGTAGACGTTTACGCCGCTTATTCATACCTTGACACCGAGCAAGATCTCACGCCTTTGACTCCTACTGAATTATTTGTGAACCAAGATCAAGTCACTCTTATTACCGATGACGCGCCCTTATCTGCCACGCCTAAGCATTTAGCGTCTATCTGGGCAACCTATCGAGCTGATGAGTACGTGTCGGGGTTAAAATTTGGCATGGGTGTCCGTCATGTTGGTAAAACGTTCGATGGTAGTCGCACCGTTGAACTGAATGGCCAAGTATTGCACCAGCAATTGGTTACCGATAACTTTACTCTGGTTGATATGATGGTGGGCTACGATCTCGAGGAGTATGAGTTTAGCTTGCAGGTTGACAACATCGCAGACAAAACCGTGATCACCAGCTGCTTGTATCGCGGCGATTGTTTCTACGGTCAGCGTCGTACCATAAGCGCTAACGTTAAATATAAATTTTAA
- the ltaE gene encoding low-specificity L-threonine aldolase, with product MDFRSDTVTLPTPAMREHMLNAELGDDVYGDDPSVNALEQYAASRHGFEAALFTSSGTQANLLALMSHCQRGDEYICGQQAHNYKYEAGGAAVLGSIQPQPIDNEADGSLCLDKVKQAIKPDDAHFARTKLLSLENTIGGKVLDLAYLKQAQQFCQQHHLQLHLDGARVYNAAVAANVDITEIVKYFDSFTICLSKGLGAPVGSLLVGSQDFINTARRIRKMLGGGMRQAGMLAAAGMYALENHVERLAEDHQNAQYLAAQLNTLPGFDTSRQPPQTNIVFVDVDAGIDIQTIAADLRAQGIIITPGYQGMRLVTHLGIDKSAIDTLIAALKRHLS from the coding sequence ATGGATTTTCGATCAGACACAGTGACCCTTCCTACTCCGGCGATGCGTGAGCACATGCTTAACGCAGAGCTTGGCGATGATGTCTATGGTGATGACCCTAGTGTTAACGCTCTTGAGCAATACGCAGCCTCACGGCATGGCTTTGAAGCGGCATTATTTACCAGCTCAGGCACCCAAGCGAATCTATTAGCATTAATGAGTCATTGCCAGCGCGGTGATGAATACATTTGTGGGCAACAGGCACATAATTATAAATACGAAGCCGGGGGAGCCGCGGTGCTTGGCTCTATTCAGCCACAGCCCATCGACAATGAAGCGGATGGCAGCTTGTGCTTAGACAAAGTGAAGCAGGCAATTAAGCCCGATGATGCGCACTTTGCCAGAACAAAATTACTGAGCCTAGAAAACACCATTGGTGGCAAAGTACTGGATTTAGCCTATTTAAAGCAAGCACAGCAATTTTGCCAACAGCATCATCTTCAGCTCCACCTTGATGGCGCGAGGGTATACAACGCCGCCGTGGCAGCAAACGTCGATATCACCGAGATAGTAAAGTACTTTGATTCGTTTACCATTTGTTTATCTAAAGGGTTAGGCGCGCCTGTTGGTTCTCTGTTAGTTGGCAGCCAAGACTTTATCAATACCGCGCGCCGCATTCGCAAGATGCTTGGTGGCGGTATGCGTCAAGCAGGCATGCTCGCCGCGGCCGGAATGTATGCGTTGGAGAACCATGTAGAGCGCCTTGCTGAGGATCATCAAAACGCCCAGTATTTGGCAGCGCAATTAAATACATTACCTGGTTTTGATACCAGCAGACAGCCACCGCAAACCAATATTGTCTTCGTTGATGTAGATGCGGGCATTGATATTCAAACCATTGCCGCTGATTTACGTGCACAAGGGATTATTATAACGCCGGGCTATCAAGGCATGCGCTTAGTGACCCATTTGGGGATTGATAAAAGCGCCATAGACACCTTAATTGCAGCGTTGAAAAGACACCTATCTTAA
- a CDS encoding sugar porter family MFS transporter has translation MKPLSISNAMKYTLIVSLGGFIFGFDASVISGAIGFITEEFNLSAWQQGLVVSAPTLGGLIATMLAGPVADAIGRKQTLLITAFLYFISALLSAFANTFETLVLARFIGGMAFCALMVAPMYIAEISLPEQRGRLVSVNQLNIVIGLFISYFSNYFLLQLSQSQLPWVNWLQLDSNTWRWMLGIEAIPALLWMLMLLALPKSPRWLLMKKQDSAAQQTLQQLYSPAQALSQQQNINNDLNSDYNRSGSVLAKLKLLFSKKLRLALGIGLLLGIAQQVSGINVVFFYAPTIFEQSGVGTNAAFVQAIWIGLINVIFTVVAMLSIDKLGRRPLLIIGLIGISFSMALCSWGFKQATYQLTPQAIAQIQQAHPDLATTKLMPLTAQRFDSDVSFNGALKSRLTTQEYRKYKAQIIANSITMPATLVLAGISIFVAAFAMSLGPVMWVMFSEIFPNSIRAVAISVVGVVNNAASFTVQLIFPWELETFGASTTFLLYSACSMLALLLVFLFVKETKGQSLEQLSAKLTANS, from the coding sequence ATGAAACCACTGTCGATATCTAACGCAATGAAATATACCCTAATTGTATCGCTAGGTGGTTTTATTTTTGGTTTTGATGCCTCAGTGATATCGGGGGCCATTGGCTTTATCACTGAAGAGTTTAATCTCAGTGCTTGGCAACAAGGTTTAGTTGTTAGTGCGCCCACTTTAGGGGGCTTGATAGCCACCATGCTGGCAGGGCCAGTGGCGGATGCCATTGGCCGAAAACAAACCTTGTTGATCACCGCATTCTTGTACTTTATTTCGGCATTATTATCGGCCTTTGCGAACACCTTTGAGACTTTGGTGTTGGCGCGCTTTATTGGTGGTATGGCATTTTGTGCGCTGATGGTCGCACCCATGTACATAGCTGAAATAAGCTTGCCGGAACAACGTGGCAGGCTGGTCTCAGTAAACCAATTAAATATCGTGATTGGTTTATTTATCTCCTATTTTAGTAATTATTTTTTATTGCAGCTAAGCCAGTCGCAGCTGCCTTGGGTGAACTGGCTGCAATTAGACAGCAATACGTGGCGCTGGATGCTAGGAATAGAAGCAATTCCAGCGTTACTGTGGATGTTGATGTTGCTAGCACTGCCTAAGAGTCCGCGCTGGTTATTGATGAAAAAACAAGATTCAGCGGCACAACAAACTTTGCAGCAGCTATACTCGCCAGCACAGGCGCTATCGCAACAGCAAAATATTAATAATGACTTAAACAGCGATTACAATCGCAGTGGTTCAGTACTGGCTAAACTAAAGTTGCTGTTCAGTAAGAAGCTAAGGTTAGCATTAGGTATCGGCTTACTCTTAGGCATAGCACAGCAGGTATCAGGAATAAATGTGGTGTTTTTCTATGCGCCAACCATATTTGAGCAAAGTGGCGTAGGTACCAACGCCGCTTTTGTCCAGGCCATTTGGATAGGCTTGATTAACGTTATTTTCACTGTGGTGGCCATGCTCAGTATTGATAAATTGGGTCGCCGGCCGTTACTCATTATTGGCCTAATCGGCATTAGTTTCAGTATGGCCTTATGCAGTTGGGGCTTTAAGCAGGCCACCTATCAACTGACGCCACAGGCGATAGCGCAAATACAACAAGCCCATCCAGACTTGGCAACCACTAAGTTGATGCCACTTACCGCTCAGCGTTTTGATTCGGATGTCAGCTTTAATGGCGCGTTAAAGTCACGATTAACCACTCAAGAGTATCGCAAATACAAAGCGCAAATTATCGCCAACAGTATTACTATGCCAGCGACCTTAGTGTTGGCTGGTATTTCGATTTTTGTGGCTGCATTTGCCATGTCTTTAGGCCCTGTGATGTGGGTGATGTTTTCCGAAATCTTCCCCAACTCGATTCGAGCTGTGGCTATCTCCGTGGTTGGGGTGGTAAATAATGCCGCCAGCTTTACTGTGCAGCTCATTTTTCCATGGGAGCTTGAAACCTTTGGTGCCAGCACCACCTTTTTACTTTATAGTGCGTGCTCTATGCTCGCGTTATTATTGGTATTTCTGTTTGTTAAAGAAACCAAAGGCCAAAGCTTAGAGCAGCTAAGTGCGAAGTTAACCGCGAATAGTTAA
- a CDS encoding LacI family DNA-binding transcriptional regulator, whose amino-acid sequence MATIYEVSKAAGVSLATVSRVMNGNTKVSDKTRDKVLSAMAELGYKPNAIAQSLASNRSNSVGLLVSELHGSFFGDMMSTIETTLRNAGKHAIIAAGHSDAEKEQQAIEFLLDRRCDALIVHAEAVSDDYLIELSKRDIELVIVNRHIPELAERCFYTDNELGGYLATKAALNAGHRQVAYISGPLFKLDAKQRFAGHKKALAEQGIDFNPSLFFEGGYHETDGSAALNHIIASGVDFTALVCANDEMASGAMTAAREAGIKVPSELSIVGFDDVLFAKYLYPKLTTIDNPIRKMGEAAARWVLKHVYKDKKQPEVDNLFPPTLITRDSVSALKR is encoded by the coding sequence ATGGCAACAATTTATGAGGTTTCAAAAGCGGCTGGCGTGTCTTTAGCTACGGTGTCGCGAGTAATGAATGGCAACACTAAGGTGAGTGATAAGACTCGTGACAAAGTGTTAAGCGCCATGGCTGAACTGGGCTATAAGCCTAATGCAATTGCTCAATCGTTGGCGTCTAACCGCAGTAACAGTGTTGGCTTACTGGTCTCTGAACTGCATGGCTCTTTCTTTGGGGACATGATGAGTACCATTGAAACAACCTTACGCAATGCAGGTAAACACGCCATTATTGCGGCCGGTCACAGTGATGCTGAAAAAGAACAACAAGCCATAGAGTTTTTACTTGATAGACGCTGTGATGCCTTAATTGTGCATGCCGAGGCCGTAAGCGATGACTATCTTATTGAATTATCAAAGCGGGATATTGAGCTGGTGATTGTGAACCGTCATATTCCAGAGCTCGCAGAGCGTTGCTTTTATACCGATAACGAACTCGGTGGCTATTTGGCGACTAAAGCGGCATTGAACGCTGGGCACAGGCAGGTGGCCTATATTAGTGGTCCGCTATTTAAATTAGATGCCAAGCAACGTTTCGCTGGACATAAAAAGGCCTTGGCAGAACAGGGGATCGACTTTAATCCGAGTTTATTTTTCGAGGGCGGTTACCATGAGACCGATGGTAGTGCCGCGCTAAATCACATTATTGCCTCTGGGGTCGATTTTACTGCCTTGGTGTGCGCCAATGATGAAATGGCCTCCGGAGCCATGACAGCTGCCAGAGAAGCGGGGATCAAAGTGCCCTCAGAGCTCTCTATAGTGGGCTTTGATGACGTGCTGTTTGCTAAATACCTTTACCCTAAGCTGACCACCATCGACAACCCCATTCGAAAAATGGGAGAAGCCGCGGCTCGCTGGGTATTAAAACATGTATACAAAGATAAAAAACAACCTGAGGTAGACAACCTCTTCCCACCGACATTAATTACTCGTGACTCCGTGTCTGCGCTAAAAAGGTAA